The proteins below are encoded in one region of Nitrospira sp.:
- a CDS encoding K+/H+ antiporter encodes MTLTIEYFLLAGSCLLLLSVIASRASGRLGIPVLLLFLVIGMLAGSDGPGGIHFDDPWFAQSIGVVALAFILFAGGLDTRWASVRSQLGKGIALSTVGVALTTGLVGLFTTTVIGMSWLEGLLIGAIVSSTDAAAVFSVMRSRYVSLRPPLKPLLELESGSNDPMAVFLTIGMIGLITGTAHSVLDLVPLFIRQMVMGAAIGYGTGKLMVLLVNRLRLEYDGLYPVLTVSLVLLTYSGSAWLGGNGFLAVYLAGLMMGNSDFIHKRSLLRFHDGLAWLMQIAMFLTLGLQVFPTQLVPIAGTGLLLALFLMLCARPVAVFATLAVTSLSRREKTMIAWVGLRGAVPIILATFPLLAGVPQAGTMFNLVFFIVLASVLVQGTSIPLMARWLRVDVPIQPRVDASPVWDAPTSLKSGLIEVTIPPGSAAVGKRLLDLGLPKQMFVILARRNGQCFVPDGGTVLSEDDSLLVFTDQASSFELRAMLEDRRSRGHREGAVCS; translated from the coding sequence ATGACGCTGACGATCGAGTATTTCCTGCTTGCGGGGTCATGCCTCCTCTTGCTGAGCGTGATCGCCAGCAGGGCCTCGGGCCGTTTGGGAATCCCCGTTCTACTGTTGTTCTTGGTCATCGGCATGCTGGCAGGATCCGATGGACCGGGCGGCATTCACTTTGACGATCCATGGTTTGCTCAATCGATCGGTGTAGTGGCGCTGGCATTTATTCTCTTCGCGGGCGGTCTGGATACCCGGTGGGCGAGTGTTCGGTCGCAGCTCGGGAAAGGTATCGCTCTGTCGACGGTGGGCGTCGCCCTCACGACTGGATTGGTCGGGCTATTTACCACAACCGTCATCGGCATGTCGTGGCTAGAAGGGCTCTTGATCGGGGCCATCGTGTCGTCGACCGATGCGGCCGCCGTCTTCTCGGTCATGCGCTCGCGGTATGTGAGTCTCCGCCCTCCCTTGAAACCCTTACTAGAGCTCGAATCCGGCAGCAACGATCCGATGGCCGTGTTCCTAACGATCGGCATGATCGGTCTGATCACCGGGACCGCGCACTCGGTGCTCGACCTGGTGCCGCTGTTCATCCGCCAGATGGTGATGGGCGCGGCCATCGGGTACGGCACCGGCAAGCTCATGGTGCTGCTGGTCAACCGGTTGCGCTTGGAATACGACGGACTCTATCCGGTGCTGACTGTCTCTCTCGTGCTCTTGACGTACAGCGGCAGCGCGTGGCTGGGGGGCAACGGCTTTCTTGCCGTGTACCTCGCGGGGCTCATGATGGGAAACAGCGATTTCATCCACAAGCGAAGCCTGCTCCGGTTCCATGACGGGCTCGCGTGGTTGATGCAAATTGCGATGTTTCTCACGCTCGGGCTGCAGGTGTTTCCGACACAGCTCGTGCCCATCGCCGGGACCGGGCTGCTGTTGGCGCTGTTTCTCATGCTGTGCGCCCGCCCTGTCGCGGTCTTCGCGACACTCGCGGTCACGTCTTTGAGCCGACGGGAGAAGACGATGATCGCCTGGGTCGGCCTACGAGGAGCCGTGCCGATCATCCTCGCGACGTTCCCGCTCTTGGCCGGGGTGCCGCAGGCCGGGACGATGTTCAACCTGGTCTTTTTTATCGTCCTGGCGTCGGTCCTGGTGCAAGGCACGTCGATCCCGCTGATGGCACGATGGCTTCGCGTGGACGTGCCGATACAGCCCCGTGTTGATGCCTCGCCGGTCTGGGACGCTCCGACCAGCCTGAAGAGCGGTTTGATCGAGGTGACCATTCCGCCCGGGTCTGCGGCGGTGGGAAAACGCCTTCTCGATCTGGGGTTGCCAAAACAAATGTTCGTCATTCTGGCGAGACGGAACGGACAATGCTTTGTGCCGGACGGCGGCACGGTACTGAGTGAAGATGATTCGCTGCTGGTCTTCACGGATCAGGCGTCTTCTTTCGAACTTCGCGCTATGCTGGAGGACCGTAGGTCGCGGGGTCACCGGGAAGGGGCCGTCTGCTCATGA
- the ctpF gene encoding putative cation-transporting ATPase F — translation MTRAAGATGGHGAGESNRHRAGHHDMPSHEVVLMLETDLANGLPSKEAAARLQRVGPNVLPKFRRHGPLLRFLLQLHHPLIYVLLVAAGLIAMLGEWIDAGVIFGVVVVNAIVGFIQESRAEKALDALLLMMKTEATVRRDGRKMRIPSADVVPGDLVLLESGDKTPADLRLVTVRELRVDESALTGESVPVEKADHVLPPETVVADRKNMAFSGTLVTYGQGAGIAVSTGVTTELGRIHQLMGQATEVATPLTKQLASFSKKLTVAILGLAALTFALGLWRGQNPREIFMAAVALAVGAIPEGLPAAVTITLAIGVSRMAQRHAIIRKLPAVETLGSTTVICSDKTGTLTKNEMTVQAVLVGTSLFEVEGAGYEPVGEIRDSGTGLTVLSSDPSGEEMLPQSDGATLGTRESGTGGLLGIQELLMAGALCNDAQHVEREGRWTIAGDPTEGALLVAAKKAGFDPVRLNESRPRADAIPFESERQFMATLHRSESGDMSLIYLKGAVEKTVRRCDRMMAADGSEQVLDPDAVFDRVNALAGRGLRVLAFARKLMPAATVSVGEGDVEGGFTFLGLQAMMDPPRPEAVAAVRACLSAGIAVKMITGDHAATARAVAAQIGLHGRTDPAHGGLSAMAGQELAAIPREALVQAADRTAVFARVSPEQKLRLVEALQDSGHVVAMTGDGVNDAPALKQADIGVAMGQGGTEVAKEAADMVLTDDNFASIEAAVEEGRCVFDNLTKFIVWTLPTNMGEGLLLLTAIALGTVLPILPVQILWINMTTAVALGLMLAFESKEPGTMARPPRQPGQPLLTGVLVERMLLVSILMLAGAYGVFVWELDRTGSVVEARTAAVNVFVMVELFYLFNCRSLDYTLFEIGLFSNPWIWRGVAVMGALQLLLTYAPAMNRLFHTAPIDGPAWALILAGAVTVYAVVEVETWLRRAWRRHHCVRI, via the coding sequence ATGACGCGAGCGGCTGGCGCAACCGGAGGGCACGGAGCTGGCGAGTCCAATCGCCATCGGGCCGGGCATCACGACATGCCCTCCCATGAAGTGGTCTTGATGCTCGAGACCGATCTCGCCAATGGGTTGCCGTCCAAGGAGGCGGCGGCCCGTCTCCAACGCGTTGGGCCGAATGTGCTCCCGAAGTTTCGCCGGCATGGTCCGCTGTTGCGGTTTCTCCTCCAGTTGCATCACCCACTGATCTACGTGCTGCTCGTCGCCGCTGGGTTGATCGCGATGCTGGGCGAGTGGATCGATGCCGGGGTCATCTTCGGCGTCGTGGTGGTCAATGCGATCGTGGGCTTTATCCAGGAGTCCCGTGCCGAGAAGGCCTTGGATGCGCTGCTGTTGATGATGAAGACTGAGGCCACCGTCCGGCGCGATGGGCGCAAAATGCGAATTCCCTCCGCAGACGTCGTTCCCGGTGATCTCGTCCTGCTGGAATCCGGCGACAAGACGCCGGCGGACCTTCGACTTGTCACCGTGCGCGAGCTGCGGGTGGACGAGTCCGCCCTCACGGGAGAATCCGTGCCGGTGGAAAAGGCCGATCACGTCCTGCCACCAGAGACGGTGGTCGCCGATCGGAAGAACATGGCGTTTTCGGGCACGTTGGTGACCTACGGACAGGGTGCCGGCATCGCGGTCAGCACCGGGGTGACGACGGAGTTGGGGCGCATCCACCAATTGATGGGGCAAGCGACGGAAGTCGCCACTCCGCTCACCAAGCAGTTGGCCTCGTTCAGCAAAAAGCTGACCGTCGCGATCCTGGGTCTTGCGGCTCTCACGTTCGCGCTGGGGTTGTGGCGGGGCCAGAATCCTCGCGAAATCTTCATGGCTGCGGTGGCGCTGGCGGTCGGGGCCATTCCCGAAGGACTGCCGGCCGCAGTCACCATCACGCTGGCGATCGGCGTGAGCCGGATGGCCCAACGGCACGCCATCATCCGCAAACTGCCGGCCGTGGAAACATTGGGCAGCACTACCGTCATCTGTTCGGATAAGACCGGCACCCTGACGAAGAACGAAATGACGGTGCAGGCGGTGCTGGTCGGAACGTCCTTGTTCGAGGTCGAGGGGGCCGGGTATGAACCGGTGGGAGAGATCAGGGACAGTGGCACGGGATTGACCGTGCTCAGCTCGGACCCGTCCGGAGAGGAGATGCTTCCGCAGTCGGACGGCGCCACGCTCGGCACACGTGAGTCGGGGACGGGAGGGCTGCTGGGTATCCAGGAACTCCTGATGGCCGGCGCGCTTTGCAACGATGCCCAGCATGTGGAGCGCGAAGGGCGGTGGACTATTGCAGGCGACCCGACCGAAGGCGCGCTGTTGGTCGCGGCGAAGAAGGCGGGATTCGACCCTGTCCGACTCAACGAGTCGCGGCCGCGAGCGGATGCGATCCCCTTCGAATCGGAGCGACAGTTCATGGCCACGCTCCATCGGAGCGAGTCGGGCGACATGTCCCTGATCTATCTGAAAGGCGCGGTGGAGAAAACGGTGCGCCGGTGCGACCGGATGATGGCGGCGGATGGATCAGAGCAGGTCCTCGATCCCGACGCCGTCTTCGATCGTGTGAACGCACTGGCGGGGCGAGGGCTCCGCGTCCTTGCCTTCGCGCGCAAGTTGATGCCGGCGGCGACGGTTTCGGTAGGGGAGGGCGACGTCGAAGGCGGTTTCACGTTCTTGGGGCTCCAGGCCATGATGGATCCGCCACGACCCGAAGCCGTGGCTGCGGTACGAGCCTGTCTGAGCGCCGGCATCGCGGTGAAAATGATCACCGGCGACCATGCAGCCACCGCACGGGCCGTCGCGGCGCAGATCGGATTGCACGGACGTACGGATCCCGCCCATGGGGGCCTGTCCGCGATGGCCGGACAGGAACTCGCGGCCATCCCTCGCGAGGCGCTCGTGCAGGCGGCGGATCGAACGGCGGTGTTTGCGCGAGTGTCACCGGAGCAGAAGCTGCGGCTGGTCGAGGCGCTACAAGACAGCGGCCACGTCGTGGCGATGACGGGCGATGGGGTCAATGATGCCCCTGCGCTCAAGCAGGCCGACATCGGCGTGGCGATGGGGCAGGGCGGCACCGAAGTCGCCAAGGAGGCGGCCGACATGGTCCTGACCGACGACAATTTTGCTTCGATCGAGGCGGCCGTGGAAGAAGGGCGCTGCGTCTTTGACAATCTGACCAAATTCATTGTCTGGACATTACCGACCAACATGGGCGAGGGCCTCCTGCTCTTGACGGCGATCGCGTTGGGGACGGTACTCCCGATCTTGCCGGTGCAGATTCTTTGGATCAACATGACGACCGCCGTCGCGTTGGGTCTGATGTTGGCATTCGAATCAAAGGAGCCGGGGACGATGGCACGGCCTCCACGCCAGCCCGGTCAACCGCTCCTGACGGGTGTCCTGGTGGAGCGGATGCTGCTCGTATCCATCTTGATGTTGGCCGGTGCGTACGGCGTCTTTGTGTGGGAGTTGGATCGGACCGGCTCAGTGGTCGAGGCCCGCACGGCGGCCGTGAATGTCTTCGTCATGGTCGAACTCTTTTACCTGTTCAACTGTCGGTCGCTGGACTACACCCTGTTCGAGATCGGTTTGTTTAGCAATCCGTGGATTTGGCGCGGCGTGGCCGTGATGGGCGCGCTGCAACTGTTGCTCACCTACGCGCCGGCCATGAACCGGTTATTCCACACCGCTCCGATCGACGGCCCGGCCTGGGCGCTGATCCTGGCCGGGGCAGTGACGGTCTATGCGGTTGTGGAGGTCGAGACGTGGTTGCGGCGGGCGTGGCGGCGCCACCACTGCGTGCGGATCTAG